One window of the Labilibaculum sp. genome contains the following:
- a CDS encoding DUF4270 family protein, producing MNRLFSLIIILSVLIIGCNSEGFEIHELGENLIESSTVINMVDTFTIQSSTVIMDSIQTSSLGSVSVGRYVDEYLGSMKATAYSKVELGTVFSLDTTDKAKLDSIVLVAYSKGLFWGDTTQTQTINVHRVTNHIELNSDTSAYYNIYSLNIDSEVLGTRTFKARPKRKIEVGSANYHDFRIRLNDELGYEILGEAIKSDGFTSDATKWEERFEGISLVPGEDDNAAILNFQTDSMNIRLYYRVVGSSTGGGVERHRDFTISKTLSFTNYKADRTNTNQLGAGLSGLVESEIDIPSEQTNNLSFIQGGTGIYTKLKIPYLELLGQQGDAVSLLKAELLLYPLEGTDQKELYPLYGLNFEIYETDKKNRLVSAILNSRNSQLTSIYYVNYENPEDTPLSFDLTNYVGNVLANGMEDDEGLMIKLTSQFDNGFVNRMVINNDPNSRFKIKLRTTYAVQK from the coding sequence ATGAATAGATTATTTTCCTTAATTATAATTCTTTCGGTTCTTATTATAGGATGTAATTCGGAGGGATTTGAAATACATGAGCTTGGTGAAAATCTAATTGAAAGTTCTACAGTAATCAATATGGTAGATACTTTTACAATACAAAGCTCAACAGTTATTATGGATTCAATTCAGACTTCTTCGTTAGGAAGTGTTTCTGTAGGACGTTATGTTGATGAATACTTAGGAAGCATGAAGGCAACTGCCTATTCAAAAGTTGAATTGGGAACTGTTTTTAGTTTGGATACAACTGACAAGGCTAAATTGGATTCAATTGTTTTAGTAGCTTACAGTAAAGGTCTTTTTTGGGGTGATACGACCCAAACCCAAACGATTAATGTGCATAGAGTGACAAATCATATTGAACTAAATTCGGACACATCAGCGTATTACAATATTTATAGTTTAAATATTGATTCGGAAGTTTTGGGAACAAGAACATTTAAGGCTCGTCCTAAGCGGAAAATAGAAGTTGGTTCAGCAAATTATCATGATTTTAGGATTCGATTGAATGATGAGCTTGGTTATGAGATTCTTGGAGAAGCAATTAAATCTGATGGATTTACTTCAGATGCAACAAAATGGGAAGAAAGGTTTGAGGGAATTTCTCTGGTTCCCGGGGAAGATGATAATGCTGCAATTTTGAATTTCCAGACAGATAGTATGAATATTCGATTGTATTATAGGGTTGTTGGAAGTAGTACCGGAGGAGGTGTTGAGAGACATCGGGATTTTACGATAAGTAAAACTTTATCTTTTACAAATTACAAGGCAGATAGAACAAATACGAACCAGCTAGGTGCAGGCCTAAGTGGTTTGGTCGAGAGTGAGATTGATATACCTTCAGAACAAACAAATAATTTATCCTTTATTCAGGGGGGAACAGGGATATATACCAAGTTGAAAATTCCATATTTAGAATTGTTAGGTCAGCAAGGTGATGCTGTTTCTTTATTAAAAGCAGAATTACTTCTATATCCATTAGAGGGAACAGATCAAAAAGAATTGTACCCGTTATATGGATTGAATTTCGAGATTTATGAAACAGATAAAAAGAATAGATTAGTCTCTGCAATTCTAAATTCGAGAAATAGTCAATTAACATCTATTTACTATGTGAATTATGAAAATCCTGAAGATACTCCCTTGTCTTTTGATCTAACCAATTATGTGGGGAACGTATTAGCTAATGGAATGGAAGATGACGAAGGACTCATGATTAAGTTGACAAGTCAGTTTGATAATGGATTTGTTAATAGAATGGTGATTAATAATGATCCTAATTCACGTTTCAAAATAAAATTAAGAACAACTTATGCAGTGCAAAAATAA
- the hydG gene encoding [FeFe] hydrogenase H-cluster radical SAM maturase HydG — protein sequence MKMIYKPQEYRVKDERMKPFIDESEIWEILEEAQPTEENVRRIIQKSLDKNRLSLQETAVLLKVEDEKLIEEIKAGARTLKEKVYGDRIVIFAPLYIGNKCVNNCTYCGFRASNIKQKRTTLTHGQIKAEVKALEDSGQKRLILVYGEHPMYDADFIADSVKTVYDVKSGNGEIRRVNINAAPLDIEGFKVVKESGIGTYQIFQETYHREAYAKYHLSGKKRDFDWRLTGLDRAQEALIDDVGIGALFGLYDWKYEVLGLIRHVNHFEACYNVGPHTISFPRIKAASDSNIDPEFEVSDKDFVRLVAILRLAVPYTGMILTARESKEIREEVIKLGVSQIDAGTNIQLGGYSEDNAKEQKLEQEQFEIGDPRSLSEVIDELLEKKYLPSFCTACYRKGRTGEHFMEFSVPGFIKRFCSQNAILTLAEYLEDYATPEMKKKGYDLIEVKINELKDFQKTEDLHKRLEMVKQGERDLYY from the coding sequence ATGAAAATGATCTACAAACCTCAGGAGTATCGGGTTAAAGATGAAAGGATGAAACCTTTTATTGATGAATCTGAAATTTGGGAGATTTTGGAAGAAGCCCAGCCAACCGAAGAAAATGTTCGTCGGATTATTCAAAAATCATTGGATAAGAATCGATTAAGCTTGCAGGAGACTGCCGTTTTGTTAAAGGTTGAAGATGAAAAATTAATCGAAGAGATTAAAGCTGGAGCAAGAACACTTAAGGAAAAGGTATATGGTGACCGTATCGTTATTTTTGCTCCTTTGTATATTGGGAATAAGTGTGTAAACAATTGTACATATTGTGGTTTTAGAGCCTCAAATATCAAACAAAAAAGGACAACCCTTACACACGGGCAAATTAAAGCGGAAGTTAAGGCTTTGGAGGATTCTGGTCAAAAAAGACTGATTCTTGTTTATGGTGAACACCCAATGTATGATGCTGATTTTATTGCTGATTCAGTAAAAACAGTTTATGATGTGAAATCGGGTAATGGTGAGATCCGAAGAGTTAACATCAATGCGGCCCCTCTTGATATTGAAGGATTTAAAGTTGTTAAGGAATCAGGAATTGGAACCTATCAGATTTTTCAGGAAACATACCACCGTGAGGCATATGCTAAATATCACTTAAGTGGCAAAAAGAGAGATTTTGATTGGCGCTTAACTGGTCTTGACAGAGCGCAGGAGGCATTAATCGATGATGTTGGTATTGGAGCATTGTTTGGTTTGTATGATTGGAAATATGAAGTGTTGGGTTTGATTCGTCATGTGAATCATTTCGAGGCTTGTTATAATGTTGGACCACACACGATCTCTTTCCCACGAATTAAAGCAGCTTCCGATTCTAATATTGATCCTGAATTTGAAGTTAGCGACAAGGATTTTGTTAGACTTGTTGCGATTCTTAGACTGGCAGTTCCTTATACTGGAATGATTCTTACAGCCAGAGAGTCAAAGGAAATCAGGGAAGAGGTAATTAAGCTTGGTGTTTCTCAGATTGATGCAGGTACTAATATTCAATTGGGTGGATATTCCGAAGATAATGCAAAAGAGCAAAAATTAGAACAGGAACAATTCGAAATTGGAGATCCCCGTAGTTTATCGGAAGTGATTGATGAGCTTCTGGAGAAAAAGTATTTGCCTTCATTCTGTACGGCCTGTTACAGGAAAGGTAGAACGGGAGAGCATTTTATGGAGTTTTCGGTTCCTGGTTTTATAAAACGGTTTTGTTCTCAAAATGCGATTCTAACTTTAGCTGAGTATTTGGAGGATTACGCCACACCAGAGATGAAAAAGAAGGGATATGATTTAATCGAAGTGAAGATTAATGAATTAAAAGATTTTCAGAAAACCGAGGATTTACACAAACGCTTGGAGATGGTAAAGCAGGGTGAGCGTGATCTTTATTATTAG